The window cagagaaaacTGACCTCCTAAATGATTTGTCAGTACTACCTGACATAGAATATCACTACCAGGAGTTTAGAAGTGCACAAGACCCAAGTCTGTTTTCTATTCcatctttattttccttacaCATATCCTACTCTGCCCAGTCTCCATTGTCAAGGCATACTTTAATATAATTTGAATATATGCAGTATGTGAGGGCACCCATCTTCATAAAGAAAGGACTTTGGGGTCAGGTGAGATCAGGAATTGCTAAAACAGAGTTTGATGTCCAAacatcatgatttttttccctgcatcaCTCCTGAGCAAGGTTTAAATAAACAGTTAACATCAATTTCTAGTGATGGAGACCGATTTCAGAGGTGGtagatttctggttttgtgcttcACAATAATGGCCGTCAGATACATTAGCCTACATTTGTTCTTGCTGAGCTAAAAAAGTGCCTTTCAATTTGTTAGCACACACAAAAAGGAGTCTACTTTCTTATTCCATACAGATTTGCATATAAAATTTGCATAAAATTACACATATTTGAAGAGAACTGTTACCCTTTAAGTTTTTAACCTGCTTGGTCCTGCAATACTTTCAGTCATTCCTTCTCTTCacacttaaaatgttttctagtCTCTGATCATGCCTATTGCTCTTCTTAATGTGACACCCTGGAGAGTCCTCCAGAAAGAGGAACTTTGTATTCAGATTTGTTTCTGTAAGTTTACCTTAGGTGGTTCAGGCTTGAATGCTGGAGGTGGACTTGGTTCTCTAAGGATCTCCTTGCTACCAGCTTTTCTCAACTGAGCCCTTGGTTCTGgactaaatttttttaaactctgtgaaagaaaataagagataAAATTACTGCATTATCCAGTAATTCtatcattttttctctctctcaagtTTACTATTTTGGGAACAGTAACCAGGAGTCAAATGACTGTCAGCAACCTGGCCACAATCACTGCAGATAAAATTGCAAAATTCAAGGTGATGAGGCATCATCAGGAAACTTACAGAGTTaggcagaaaagcagagctattattatttttgctctACACAATGTAGCTCTAAAACACTATCAGAGGTAAGATAAAGCTACAGTTTAAAAGCCTCTAATTTTTAAGCCATACATACAGGGCTTTCAGAAAGTCCAAAGTACAGTCTTGTTGAAAATCCAGTCATCTCACCTCCTCATGATGCACAGGTTCAGATGACCGGCTAACAGATGAAATCCTTGGTTCGTCCAAGGGCTCATCAAGTTCATTGTCAGTGTATGCCCCCCCTTCTCCATCTGTATCCTCTAGGTCACTGATCAGACGGCTGTCACAACTCAAATAGTCAGCACCCATTGCAGTAAGATAAGACATACGatcatctgcatcatcttccATGCCATCCATCTAGAGAAAAGTCAGTAAGAATTAAGGAACAAagattaaatatataaaaatcagaGTCTAGTTAGGTCTCAACATGATGCCAAACAACTCCTTCAGAATGACTTTGCAGAACTGAAAGAAACTCTAATGCAGAATCGTAAAGGAAAGTCCTGTAAAAGTTTATGCCTCCTCACCATTCTCCCCTAGCCACAGCATTAGTATAACAGAAAGAACTATAATaagtaattttttgtttccaaGAACAGCTGACTACTTGTCTAACCTATCCAGCATTGGCaaacaaaattctgaaaaatttttACTGGCAAGAGATTTATCTTGAGACATCTGTGTAACTTAGTATAGCATGGACTGACTGCTTACCTTTCCTTCTGATACCCATACTGCTTCTCCTTGCTGTTGCTGAATTGTATCTTTCAGACTACCATACCAGCTATCGTTGGCCGAATTCAAATTGATGGTGGCTGtaaaaattgaaggaaaaagCATACATACACAGCAAATGCAATGTGAACCTTTATCCAGTCTTTGCTGTTTAACACTTTTTGTTTTAGTTATGTGAGAATGTTAAACAGCCATTTCATTTAGATCACTGACAGAAGCATGGTATTGTTATTTTATCGTTTGTCCATTTCCCAAACTTATTAAATCACTTATCTTTTAATGACAGTACACCGattcaaaatttcttttgtattaGAATTTGGCAGAACAAGGAACTTTGAAAAAAGTCAAGGAAGGGATTTCTCATGACCATACCTTCACACCCTTTTAGTTCCAGCCTGCATGACTTAATATGCAGAGTAGTAAGTGGATGTCTCAAGGCTCACACAGTCACATCCACTACTCTCTTGGTAAGCAGGTTAGACATGCATTCTTCCTTACCTGTAAAGAGGTGGGAAcaagttttcttcagtttgtttgcttgctcATAAAGTTTTCTTGAGCTCTTGTTAGATGTGGAACATAGCCTTTGTCTCATGGTTTTCACACCCTGCTTACTGTCTGGGTTAAAGAAGACCACAATTGGAAACCACTGGGTATAATTTAGCAGGTCCACTGCTTTAGGAGTCACATCCAACAGAGCATGTTTATCCTGTTAAGAAGAAAGCCCAGTCAGTGTGCGGCTTATGGGGAACAAGAGGAGGTGGTTGGAACACGGTATCCTAAGAAAACCAGGATATTTTTGTCCAACAAACCCCCACAATTTGTtggattttttcccctgcagttATATCAGATCCAGAAGCCACAGCAGgcagcctttttctttcaggtcCATTTTTCTGAACAGCTTTTGCCTGAATGTCCACATTCTTATGTTAACTAACTCTCatgttaaataaaatgcaattattccacttttttttttttaataggtagTGAAAGTTAACTAGATTTTCTCTCTACCTGCCCCTTCCACAGCTTCTACTACCACAACTATTCTGTGTGCTACCTGTGAGCTTGTATCTACACTTACTAGCTGAGACAAATCTCACTTTCTTCATTTAATATATTCCTTCTTAGCTACTTCTAGTGCAAAAATGAATGGGATTTTCAAACATGTGCTTCAGTGGGGCCTGAGCTCTGAACAGACTTCTGTGTGACATTCTAACCCTCTGGCATCAGCTTTATTGAGCAATAAGCAGGGCAATAAGATGGAGTACGTTCTTTTTGCCTACGTTTTTCAGGCTTCTTTATTACCACCTATTTACTTTATCTCTAAACAGTATTACAAAAAGAGTCAATGCAGTCTCAGTAGATGCTACTTAGCTATCATAGTCACTTCCTGTTCAGTTCAACAGTAGTAACTCTGAAGCAATCTAAAACATTAAGTTTCTGATGACAGTAACAGCAAGTAGAGCACTGAATGACAGTAAGGCCTCCATGGCAAATTCAGAAAGCGTATAATAAAACACAGATGCCCCCTCTGTTCAAATTTAGAATGGGCTAAGGAAGGAGAATTTAATTTCTAGTATCAGGGTCACCCTCCCACTTGGAGGACAGCTATCAAAATCTTAAAAATCGTTACTGAACAATTTCAAAACAGTCCTGTCATTAAGCCAAGTCTGCTTATTACAGAAATAGATGCCATGAAGATTTGAGGACTCTGCAAGTTCTAGGAGCAAACATATCAAACAACACGCCTTTGAGTGTAAGCAATTTTCACAGAGAAATACTCTACCTGCTCAATGATCTGCCTCACAGTGTTCAAGCGCACTACCCCAGTTGACTTCTCTGAACCTGCGTCTCTGGGTTCTGTCTCTGCAAAGACAACATTTTAGCTTATCTAGACTGGTCAGGCAGCTATGATTATTAAGTTAGCCATTCTCTCAGTTAAGGATGATGAGGAAGCTAGGAGGACAACTTACTTGCTGTCTGGTACAGGTGAGGCAAATCATTTGACAACTTCTCCATAGCGACATCTGCAACAGGGCCAAATATCACCACAGGTCTCTTAAAAccagctgaaagaaaagtatttggagaaaagataagtctgtgtattggctttgtgtggcaaggttttggtagcggggggggggcggttataggggtggcttctgtaagaagctgctggaagtttcCCCTGTGTTCGAAAGAGtcaataccagccggctctaagatggacccgccgctggccaaggccgagccaatcagtgacagtggtagcacctctgggataacatttttaagaaggaaaaaaaagttgggacagatggaaatggcagccagagagaggagtgagaacatgtaagagaaacaaccctgcagacaccaaggtcagtgaaaaaggagggggaggagatgctccaggcgccggagcagagattcccctgcagcccgtggggaagactAAGGtaaggcaggctgtccccctgcagcccagggaggtccacggtggagcagatatccacctgcagtccagggaggaccccatgccagagcaggtgggtgcccgaaggaggctgtgaccccgtgggaagcttgcactggagcaggctcctggcaggacctgcggatctgtggagagaggagcccacagagcaggttttctggcaggacttgtgaccccgtgggggacccatgctggaacagtctgtgcctgaaggactgcatgccgtggaaaggacccatgctggagcagttcgtgaagaactgcagcccgtgggaaggacccacgttggagaagttcgtggaggactgtctcccatggtagggactccacgctggagcaggggaagagtgtgatgagtcctacccctgaggaggatgaagtggcagaaaataatgtgtgatgaactgaccataaaccccattccccgtccccctgtgccactgggtGGGGGTTGGTAaagaatccgggagtgaagttgtgcctgggaagaagggaggggtggagggaaggtgttctgagatttggttttatttgtcattaccctactctggttgatttgtaataaattgagttaattttccccaagctgagtctgttttgcccgtgatggtaattggtgagtgatctctcctgtccttatctcgacccacaagctctttgttatattttctctcccctgtccagctgaggagggggagtgatagaacggctttggtgggcacctggtgtccagccagggtcaacccaccacagtctgATAAAACTAGTTTTATATAAGTGGCACAGACAAGATCCTCAATTACTATGCAAGGTTATGAGTAAGttgaagatattaaaaaatatattttaaaaattttatttctcaaaacTTTGTGCAAAAGCATAACTCACacagaaagctatttttatcagctgagaaagcaaaagaagtgGTTTTAACTTAACAGCTTCCTTCTTGCTTCTAGTGAAGATGTATTTAGAGGATTCTATGTTCTGAAAACATACAGCAGATCTTCAGTAATCTTTGCATCCAGCAAAACTGCATGAACCTTGACCCAGTGGGTTTTGTGTGAATAAAGATACAAATGCTAAACCAGCTGCAGTGCAGCTTTaagaagcaaagaaatgcaaaattctgtTATGCTTATGTCAAAACAAGTGCAAACACAGTCCTCATAAGCTAATGGGGGAATGCCATtctatttttcagtcttcttcTTGACATCTGGGAGctcctttaaaatactttttactaTTTGTTTTGTTCCACAATACTGTCATGTGTCAATACCCAGAAAATTATCTTGATTTGCTCAACATCACTAGTAATATAGCTAGTTTAGAGTCACAGAGATGGACCACAACAACCTTGACTACCTTTGGACAATCTGTTGAAAATACTTGGGTTTTATTTGCTCTCAAGGTAATGTTAAAGTAGTATTTATAAGCAAGCTAAAGATTGTGATTGATCTCAGGCATATGGATTGTACTTTCAGAGCTAGCCAAGGGGAAGCTGAGGAAACAAGAAAACCctgcttgctgcttctttttttcattctaaacCTTGAAATTGGCACGTGTAATTTGGAGGCAAAggagaacagcagcagtttaaaaaaagcttctttcttAAAGTAGTTAATAGCATCCAGAAATCTGCAATCTGAGAAAAATGTCATCCCTTCCTGTTGCTCAAATTGAACATTGAACCTCCAAATTGGGTTTGTTCAAAATCACTTACTTAGCTGACCAAACATTTGGACACTAAACCAGTCAGCAATAAATGGGCAACTGGCTCACAGCAGTCTCACTTACCCTCACGCAACTGAACTCGCTCATAAGCTGGGAATTTTGTGCTCACAGATACAATAGTTGTCAGATCCTCACGACTCTTCCTCAAATTCTTCTTCACTCCAGATCGCTGGCCACGTGTTCTCCAGAAGTCTGCTCTATCACTTGAGCCATCTCTTTGGGCATTTTGAACACTGGCCATCTGCTCAGCTCTGACAGAGAAAGCACAGAGTTCATTTGTGCAGAACTAGTCAAAGAGGGCAAAGGCACTTTTCATCAAAGAACGACCGATTTTGAATTTGCAACAGGTAGGTTTGCCAGGTAGACAGCCATGAGTGgaggaaagaataaagaagtCCAGGTTCTTTTCCCCTGGAGCAAACAGAGTGTCTGAACAATGCTCTGACTTGCCATAGCTACAAGATTGCTGGGCAGCAATGAGCTCTCAGGTCTTAAAACTGGTAATTCACACAAGCATAAATAAAAGAATGCAACTGCCAAGAGGTGGTGAGAGAGTGCAACTCAGAACTGAAGGCCTAAGAAATTTTGtccctgttttcttctccattagGCTTTATAAGTTAAGTCACTACAGCATAGAAAAAAAGGCCAGTTTGGTCAGATCAGTTAACAGAGAGGACAGAATGTACTAACCAGGAAAGAGGCAGAGGAGTCACATAAGAAGCATATTTCAGGAACTTCTGTACAATGCAATTGTGAGCTTTCCATGCTCAAGAACTTAACCGCTACAGTCTAAAAAATacgctgattttttttctgattaatttgAATACTTTTACTCATTGTGCATATTTGAACACTTAGTATTACCTCACATGAATTTTGACTAGGAAAGCATATTTAAGCAAAAAACATTGCTGTGGTTCACTCAGTATTTCACACAAAAATAAGGACTACAGCTACCAAGAAATATTAGCCTTGGAATaaattcttgaaatatttttcctaaggATATACAAAAGAAATTCAAGCACTGAAgttcttttaaaagattaatcATCAGTCTTCTTGAACAGACAGTCATGAGCTTCTTAAGGTGTACTTTTTTGTTACtttgtttggtttgatttgatttgggggggtggggggtagaagggggaaaaaaggaaaaaaattttttttctagaaaaggaaCTGAAACAGCTAGTGTTCGAAGCTTGACTGATTGCTGAAACAGGAGTTCTAGGTCTCTTTGCAAATACCTGATCTAGTATGCACGTAACACCATCCTTTGTCATCTTCTCCTTATGTAATGCCATGGTTCTAAAATCTACATTTTTACAGGGACAATTGTTGTGAAAGTAAAGACAAAAGAATTTATTCATTCTTGAGTGGGGTggaggtgtgtgtgtggaaagTTATGACATAGGAAGCAAAaatcatttgggaaaaaaaaaatcttacttctAACAATGGATAGGAAGACAGGATGCCACCTTACCTGCTCTTATTTGGAATGAGGCCCTTTTCCAGTTCATTTCCAATTCTCACGGCCAGCCAGTTTCCCAGTTTGCCATCATACAGCGTATCAACTACTCTAAAGATCTCCCCTCTGGTGAATGCTAAGCTCTGTGGTGACTCTTTTTCACACTCGAAGTGGCTCCTGATGAAGAATGAATCTCCTCTGCCACAGGCCATGATGTCTCTGTAGACTGAAACAGGAACTCCCCtttagtttactttttttttttttacacttgaAAGAAAGATTAAGCTGTCATCCTAGAGAACAGTTTTGAAAGCCTTCCCCTCCACTCAAAAAGATGCACAACCACAGCCTTCCCATCCATTGCCCTACACACACATTATCAAGACTGTTCTATACTTGTACATGCACAGCCCTTGCAGCTCTGAGGGAAGGAGGTACTTGCACCTTCCCAAAGCAAAAGGCAGCTATGGTACTTCAATATTACAGTAGGCTGTCTCTCCTACAACTCAAGAGGCTTTACTCACTCCTCAGTTCATCAGTAAAACTGTCCATTTGCTGCTGACTGAATCCCTTATGACTGCCAAGGTACAGCAGAAAAGGAATGCTAACAGCAGATCTTGGCTAGCTGctacagacagaaaagcagaaggaacaagCAGTACATTGTCGCTCTTCAGGATTAAGAAGAAATGCTATTTGCTAATAATGAAAGAGATGGACAAGTGCTCTGAAAAATACATCACACATGCACATCTGTATGACCCTCGTAGTATGGAATACAGCTATGTTCTAAACTACTGAAAAGGAGGGTAACTAAAATGCTACCAAGAATAAGCACAAGAAAGATTATTTGTGGTTTCACTGACAAAACAGAGCTTAAAAGCTTCATGaatacacacacattttgttCAAAGCACTTACCTTCATATTTGCTTTGAGCCAAAATTGTCACTGTTTCACCTTTGGGAATTTCTAAGAGATACAAAACAGCATCTTCCCGAACAATGCCTCTGAAGTCTTGAGTGTTCACCTAtgtaccaaaaaaccccaactttaaaaaaaaagaaaatcaacacCTGAAAAATCAACAATAAAAGGAATAACCAAAGATTTTTCTTGAATCTAAAAAATCTCAAATATTCTCTTCCtttattatactttttttttaaagtcaatatGGATGTCTGTTGTCATAAGGAATATTTTATTCCAGCCATTAACAGTAATCTTTCTGAAATAACAAAGTCCTGAATGTGCACTGCTAGGTTGTTTCTTCTACTTCAAGAGGCTCCAAAAGGCCTTGAAAATCAAGGCTATCACAagagaaaagaggcagaagagaaaattaCATTAGCCTCCTATttggattttcagaaaaaaaggagaatgtaAGAGGACAAAACGGCATAGATGATATAAttcagaaactggaaaaataaatcactgttaCCCAAGGAAATTGGAGaaagatgaaagaagaaaaatatgctgGCCtcaattttttccccctccaagaCTAGGAAGAAGCATTGTACAGAAAATTTATGCTCCCATCTTGGGGCATTTTTTCTTGATTAGTATTTCTCCTGCCTACCTGTTCCACAGAATCTTAAACAAACTAAATTTTGATATACAATTCTCCTTCAAAAACTCATTTCAGTAAGATATCTCTACTACACATACACACTTCCAAAGTGGTAACTTGACTTGATGAGATCATAATTTCTTCCATATTTCCATTaagaagcaaaccaaaaaatacaaaagtgaTTTGCATTTCAGGGACACATACTTATACTCATACCTTAAGAATCTGATCTCCTTCCTGCAGTCCCTCCTGATCAGCTGAAGTGCCTTCTTGAATTCCAGCAATAAATATCCCTACATCATTTCCGCCAGCCAGTCGTAGACCCACGCTGTCCCCTTTCTTGAATCTTACCATTTTTGTATTAGGACTACAAGATTtagaggcagaaaaaggaattaaggGCAAAATGTTAGGCATATGACAATAACAGGatgtcagaggaaaaaaattgcaacccTTTCAACAAAATTGTATCAATAATATTCTTAGTCCCTTTCTTTCACTCTATAGGCTATATTTACCCAGGTAACTCTTCAGTGagggaaggaaacagagaatttgcatttttcagagtGGAAACTGAACTAGGCAGAGTTACTAAGTGGCATACACAGATTTGACAGAGCAGGAAAACAGCTCCCTGTTCCTGAAGTCCCAAAATGTTTCCCTACCTATTGAACCCTCTCTCAGCTGAGCAGCTGAGCAGTTTTTTTGTAAAACCAGCCTGAGTTGTAAGTAATCATactaattgtttttttcctctatatGCTTCAGAGCTGTCATATGAATTAAATTTATAcctgttttctttgctatttaaCATGTTTGTTAGACAGAAGTcttcaagttttcttttcatgagAAATATTTCCAAGTATGATAACAATCAGTCCTTTCATATTGCAGTGGGATTGCCTACTGGACTAGGTTCAGCTTTTTTGCTGTCAGAAAAGCTGTATGCCTGAGTGACCTTCCAACAGAGAGGACAGTACTTATCTGTCAGCCTTTCTCAGTAATACCCTAAGCCTGTATTATAAACTCCCCTTCAACAAAATAATCACTTGATTAATTTGCACATCAATGACAACATATGCAGGGTCCAACCCAGAAAAGATCTGAGAAGAGAATAATCCATTTGAGAAAATACTCCAAGCTACAGAATATCTTCAAAACCTTATTTTTAGGCTTCTCCTTCCAATCTCAGTGCTCCTCTCCCTTCAATTTCTGTATTTGGAAACTCTCAAAAGAAAACACGTTAAGTTGATTTCCTATTAATACAGTTTGCAACTTTTAGTATCTTAACTGTTAAAGAATCAACAGTACCAGGTTCCATTTGACCACTTATAAAAATCAtcaaaaacccccacaaaactaACACTTTGGAAGCaatattttgttcatttctAAGCAGAGACTAGAACTGCAATATGGACTGCACAGGCTTGGATTTGAAGAAAAGATACAAATTTCTGAACTGAAGTTTTCAGCTTgtacagaaacacacacatgtTTGGCCTCGTCTTGCAACAAGCTTCTTTACAAATTAAATAGAGGACATTCTCTTTGTATCTTAATATTGCAGGGTAGGGGAGGGTTGCCTTTTGTGTGCATATAAAATAACAGAAGAggtataaaatacatttccacAGAATTGCACAGCTTAGAACGgccctctgctcaaagcaggttGTTCAGGGCCTTGACCAGCTGTTTTTGAGTATCTCTGTGGTGGAGATACCACAACCTTCGAGGGAAAGCTGTTCCAGTGGTTAACCACTGTCATAATaagaagtttctttctttatatCAAGTCAGAATTTCCTGCGTTCCAGCCTGGGTCCCTTGCTGTTCATCCTACTACTGTACCCCTCTGAGAAGAGTATGGCTCTGTTTTCTCTACACCCACTACCCATTCGGTCATTGCATGACAGTAGTAAGATGTCCCATCAgtcctctcttctccaggcttaAAACCCCCCAATTTTCTTGGTCTTTTCTTGTATGTCATATGCTGCAGCCACTGACTCCCTACACTTGCTCCAGTGTGTCAATGTCGttcttgtcctggggagcccccAAATGGACATAGTACTCCAAATACTATCTCGAAGTGCTAAATatagcagaataaaaatataccaTACATTCCCATGCAAGCTCAGGAGCAGAGGGTGTTCTATACCCTCCAGGTAGAAGGCAAGTCTGTACCTTCCAGGCAGATACTTCTAAAACTAAGTTTAAGTCAAATATGGTCAGTTAAAGGTCATGTCATCTCTTCTTGGCATTAAGCTATAAAGGGACTATCACGCCAAAtgggcaaaaaacccccaaacccatgCAACCAAGAACCAGGTACAGGTCACTGGAAGAACATGGTGTGCAAAAGAACACAGCAAGTGCCACCTTACCCATATATTGCTTCATCTTCAGGGCTGGGTTTAAGAATCGTTCTTGTAACTGGTTTTGGTTGAGACACTATATgtaaaaaaagccaacagaagTTAATGAGCTATTAAAAAAGTTATAAATGGCAGCAATTTTAAGCTATCAGATAGCAATCAAACCCCTCCATGCCAAAGATTAATACAGATTTAAGCATCAAGCATCTCTCTGACTAGAATTGATttacttccctttttttttaatacttgaaaaagaacaaaacgGTCAAGGGAGGGATACACAACTCTTTCAGGTGAGCCAGATCAGACTTCAGGAATAGCTTCATTCGGCTGCTTAGGGCAACAGGCTACAGTAGATGCTCTAGGGGAGTACTTGTTTTTTGAGATGGTAATTCTAATAAGCAACTGCCTTCAAATATTCTCCAGtgtttcttctctccctgcaccccaaagCAAAGACAGACCTCTTCTCTGTGTGTCAGGACGGGGTTGACATGAAGAGTATACTAGATATGTCAACATGATTGGGGGAGTAGAAATTCTGtggccagagaaaaaaaaggcaaccaaAACCTTCAAACTCTGACCTGCTGGGTCATCTTGGTACTTCAGTTCTTTGTTTCCGTCTACAACTGTAACAGCAGGACTAACAATGTCACCAGTTGATTTGAATGGTGTAGGCATTGCTCCCATCCTGGACATCCTACTGGATGGATCATCTTTTGcactaaaagaaattaaaagaaaaaaaaaagtgtagtgAAATCAGATAAGAATGCCATGTATTTTAAGAACTTCTTTGACAAGCATTAGAAAAATGGACTAGAAAAGACCATTTCTTACCTTGGTTTCTCCTTCAGCTTTTCATTGGATGAATGCGAATCTAGATCAGAATGATGTAATCTGTCATCTTGAGGGGAGAATGATCTGTTTGACTCtatttcagaaatgtctgtAAAGAGAGCAGCAAATCAAGAAATGCAGGATTTGTTTAAATTATCTGCACATCTGATCACCACGTTTACTTACAAAGCTTTCACATATAAGATATGCTGAACCTTTAAGCCTACTCCTTTTCCAAGTTGGATTTGACTAGCGTTCAAAAAGTGCTGCACGCCTTTTAGTGCTTCAACCTGCCCACacctctgaaaatatttcaggaaggTTTCACACAACCTTTAGGAAACACACTCACATCACACAACTATTTTGAGCATACCATAATCTCATTAACTAGGGTTAGCAGCCTTTTATTTGAGGTCTCATAAAGGTTCCCAAACAGAAGACCACCTTCACATTAACAGTCCTCACATTGCTTTTCTGTGACAAAAGAAACAGAGTAGCCCTCAGACTTGAACTGTATCTCAGTCTTCACTGTAAAACCTACAAAAAGTTGCACCAATTATTCTGACATCAGAGAACCAAATACCTTGCACTAAATAATGTAACATCCTGCTCCCCCAAACATCCTGAGCCCTTCCCCAAGCCAGATTTTGTTTAAAGATATAGCTCATACACTGTGAGAGATCATTTGTACAGAATAGATACTGGAAATAGAAACCAGTTGTCCAGGGGGACTtaatttcctcttgtcctgatgttttttccctcctgtggAATGCTGTCATGAATGTTAATGCCCTCAGAAGGAGAGACCAGACCAATCtacctgtttttaaaactgaagtcttTTATTAAAGCACCTGACTTGCTTGTTCTGAGAAGTAAGATTGATTTTGCCACACCAACATTGCTGCTTCTATCTCTGTCCCTGCACAAAATGTAATTATGATTACtacaaatttcttctttcacctAAAGGAAGCAGGCATGATGCTTAACTGGCTATTACTTaggtttgtttgtgtttggggttgggggggattggttggttggttgtttaaCAGAGACTAGTACCACTCTACCACAGCAAAATACTATGAGCTTCATTCTGTCCCTGCACAGAGTCCAGAACTTTTTATTCACATCAAAACTCACCATCCATTTCTGAGTCACTGTCATTCAGGGAAGGAATGTTGAGCAGTGTCTGCTTTCTGTCCCTGAGGACAACCAGCTGGAGCTTTCCCCGTGACTTCTCAATCAACTTTCGAGCATCAGCTAAAGACATGTTC is drawn from Haliaeetus albicilla chromosome Z, bHalAlb1.1, whole genome shotgun sequence and contains these coding sequences:
- the TJP2 gene encoding tight junction protein ZO-2 isoform X4, which encodes MEELIWEQYTVTLQKDSKRGFGIAVSGGRDNPHFENGETSIVISDVLPGGPADGLLQENDRVVIVNGTPMENVPHSFAVQQLRKSGKVATIVVKRPRKVQAAALKRSPSLDYEDRALDVMDDHAEFDGKSARSGYSDRSWHIGNGGRSQSWGNSLDQSYRDEQDRECNQSRDRDKECSYSRDRSRGRSIDRSLDRDYRRDQSRGRSIDRDGGYERDYRGDYSPPNYSHGSQPDPRYRREVRSRSRDRLRSRSPSPEIHHQHEYLGPQDQNGPISVLLTKGRHNEEYGLRLGSQIFIKEMTRTGLATKDGNLHEGDIILKINGTVTENMSLADARKLIEKSRGKLQLVVLRDRKQTLLNIPSLNDSDSEMDDISEIESNRSFSPQDDRLHHSDLDSHSSNEKLKEKPSAKDDPSSRMSRMGAMPTPFKSTGDIVSPAVTVVDGNKELKYQDDPAVSQPKPVTRTILKPSPEDEAIYGPNTKMVRFKKGDSVGLRLAGGNDVGIFIAGIQEGTSADQEGLQEGDQILKVNTQDFRGIVREDAVLYLLEIPKGETVTILAQSKYEVYRDIMACGRGDSFFIRSHFECEKESPQSLAFTRGEIFRVVDTLYDGKLGNWLAVRIGNELEKGLIPNKSRAEQMASVQNAQRDGSSDRADFWRTRGQRSGVKKNLRKSREDLTTIVSVSTKFPAYERVQLREAGFKRPVVIFGPVADVAMEKLSNDLPHLYQTAKTEPRDAGSEKSTGVVRLNTVRQIIEQDKHALLDVTPKAVDLLNYTQWFPIVVFFNPDSKQGVKTMRQRLCSTSNKSSRKLYEQANKLKKTCSHLFTATINLNSANDSWYGSLKDTIQQQQGEAVWVSEGKMDGMEDDADDRMSYLTAMGADYLSCDSRLISDLEDTDGEGGAYTDNELDEPLDEPRISSVSRSSEPVHHEESLKKFSPEPRAQLRKAGSKEILREPSPPPAFKPEPPKGKLQKEDPYDFPKNYDSKPSNVAVSSETSIVSAKAAPPPVSVKPAFGRPILRNSQPEVPAAEEEEEAKLEEEESEQENTPKSVLRKVKIFEEMDHKARMQRMQELQEAQNARLEIAQKHPDIYAVPVKTPKSEQNWPQPVSSRAPEPQKPPIRPYLENRGSYGSDAEEEEEYRRQLSDHSKKGYYGQLSRYRDTEL